The following coding sequences are from one bacterium window:
- a CDS encoding polyprenyl synthetase family protein yields the protein MGLVDRERIKLITLQKKIGPALELVDAEFRRITDGDSPLTIEICDHIRQGKSKRFRPTLLLLAAQDDDSADFPPAAIAAAASVELVHTATLVHDDFIDEAVTRRGLPSVNEKYGQSAALIMGDYLYSKALHNLCLAGQSEAVELLARTTVLMSEAEMLQLEHRYDMDISEDRYLQIIYQKTASLIENSCRIGASFNPRLRDQQEAFGIFGNKTGLVFQITDDIFDYLGDERRLGKPTGQDWEEGRITLPLIAAWRNADSAARARIGELADARDAASRAASWPEVRQFVTDCGGVDYAFAQARQFGEEAKAALAPVASGPQKDLLAVAVEYVINRLN from the coding sequence ATGGGACTCGTGGACCGCGAACGCATCAAGCTGATCACGCTGCAGAAGAAGATCGGGCCCGCCCTCGAGTTGGTCGACGCCGAGTTCCGCCGCATCACCGACGGCGACAGCCCCCTGACCATCGAGATCTGCGACCACATCCGGCAGGGCAAGAGCAAGCGCTTCCGGCCGACGCTGCTGCTCCTGGCGGCCCAGGACGACGATTCGGCCGACTTCCCGCCCGCGGCCATCGCCGCGGCGGCGAGCGTCGAGCTGGTGCACACGGCCACGCTGGTCCACGACGACTTCATCGACGAGGCCGTCACCCGCCGCGGGCTGCCCTCGGTGAACGAGAAGTACGGCCAGAGCGCGGCGCTGATCATGGGCGACTACCTCTACAGCAAGGCGCTGCACAACCTGTGCCTCGCGGGCCAGTCCGAGGCCGTCGAGCTGCTGGCGCGCACCACCGTGCTGATGAGCGAGGCCGAGATGCTCCAGCTCGAGCACCGCTACGACATGGACATCTCCGAGGACCGCTACCTGCAGATCATCTACCAGAAGACGGCGTCGCTCATCGAGAACAGCTGCCGCATCGGGGCCTCGTTCAACCCGCGCCTGCGCGACCAGCAGGAGGCGTTCGGGATCTTCGGCAACAAGACGGGCCTCGTGTTCCAGATCACCGACGACATCTTCGACTACCTCGGCGACGAGCGGCGCCTGGGCAAGCCCACGGGCCAGGACTGGGAGGAGGGGCGCATCACCCTGCCGCTGATCGCCGCCTGGCGCAACGCCGACTCCGCCGCCCGCGCCCGCATCGGCGAGCTGGCCGATGCCCGCGATGCCGCCAGCCGCGCCGCGAGCTGGCCCGAGGTGCGGCAGTTCGTCACCGACTGCGGCGGCGTCGACTACGCCTTCGCCCAGGCCCGCCAGTTCGGCGAAGAGGCGAAGGCCGCTCTCGCGCCGGTGGCCTCGGGGCCCCAGAAGGATCT
- the tatC gene encoding twin-arginine translocase subunit TatC: MSGPGADDPRDQAPRDDDARPAGPRDQLGFDELRPAPDHPAADEFPPLPAASVGDGGDPPRFPPVDDPDDAPDDVPDDVPDDDEADDGPEDEARMGLLDHLDELRRVLIHCSVAALLATILCWFWSERLLDLLIAPIAEEGVYFTAPNEAFLTRLKIAAACGLFTVAPFIFFRFYGFVLPGLYRQERRVVTPLLIATTALFYLGVGFAYLVVVPQVVTFMLSFGTDALAPLIGVGPYFGFVSRLCLAFGIVFELPLLVFVLSWLGVVNPRMLLRTWRFAVVIIATLAAVLTPPDVISQVMMAGPVLVLYLGSVLVSLAVTRHRHLPDGDGPDADSTGDGD, from the coding sequence GTGAGCGGCCCCGGGGCAGACGATCCGCGCGACCAGGCGCCCCGGGACGACGACGCCCGCCCCGCCGGACCGCGCGACCAGCTCGGCTTCGACGAGCTGCGTCCGGCGCCCGATCATCCGGCCGCCGACGAGTTCCCGCCGCTGCCCGCGGCGTCTGTCGGGGACGGCGGCGACCCGCCGCGCTTCCCGCCGGTCGACGATCCGGATGACGCTCCGGATGACGTTCCGGATGACGTTCCGGATGACGACGAGGCGGACGACGGTCCGGAAGACGAGGCCCGCATGGGCCTGCTCGACCACCTCGACGAGCTGCGCCGGGTGCTGATCCACTGCTCGGTGGCGGCGCTCCTGGCGACCATCCTGTGCTGGTTCTGGTCCGAGCGCCTGCTCGACCTGCTCATCGCGCCCATCGCGGAGGAAGGGGTCTACTTCACGGCCCCCAACGAGGCCTTCCTGACCCGCCTGAAGATCGCCGCCGCCTGCGGCCTCTTCACCGTGGCGCCGTTCATCTTCTTCCGCTTCTACGGGTTCGTGCTGCCGGGGCTGTACCGGCAGGAGCGGCGCGTGGTCACGCCCCTGCTGATCGCCACCACGGCCCTCTTCTACCTGGGCGTGGGTTTCGCCTACCTGGTCGTGGTGCCCCAGGTGGTCACCTTCATGCTCAGTTTCGGGACCGACGCCCTGGCGCCCCTGATCGGCGTGGGGCCCTATTTCGGGTTCGTCTCCCGGCTGTGCCTCGCTTTCGGCATCGTGTTCGAGCTGCCCCTGCTGGTCTTCGTCCTCTCCTGGCTGGGGGTCGTGAATCCGCGCATGCTGTTGCGGACATGGCGCTTCGCGGTGGTCATCATCGCCACCCTGGCCGCCGTGCTGACCCCGCCCGATGTCATCAGCCAGGTCATGATGGCCGGGCCGGTGCTCGTGCTCTACCTCGGCTCGGTGCTCGTCTCGCTGGCCGTGACCCGCCACCGGCATCTGCCGGACGGCGACGGGCCCGACGCGGACTCGACGGGCGACGGAGACTGA
- the nrdR gene encoding transcriptional repressor NrdR — protein MKCPNCGNEDDKVVDSRAVRDGRAVRRRRECGACGERYTTYEGIETRPVLVAKRSGHTVAYNRAKVITGVTKACEKRPVSLEEIEMIVDLVERKLAGSGRRQVPSEVIGRYVLEELRNVDEVAYIRFASVYRSFQSVSEFFDLLQDMGAEEEPE, from the coding sequence GTGAAGTGCCCCAACTGCGGCAACGAGGACGACAAGGTGGTCGACAGCCGCGCCGTGCGCGACGGCCGGGCCGTGCGCCGGCGCCGCGAATGCGGGGCCTGCGGCGAACGCTACACCACCTACGAGGGCATCGAGACGCGTCCGGTCCTGGTGGCCAAGCGCAGCGGCCACACGGTGGCCTACAACCGGGCCAAGGTCATCACCGGTGTCACCAAGGCCTGTGAGAAGCGGCCGGTCTCCCTCGAGGAGATCGAGATGATCGTCGACCTGGTCGAGCGCAAGCTGGCCGGCAGCGGTCGGCGCCAGGTGCCGAGCGAGGTGATCGGGCGCTACGTGCTCGAGGAGCTGCGCAACGTGGACGAGGTGGCCTACATCCGCTTCGCCTCGGTGTACCGCAGCTTCCAGTCGGTGTCCGAGTTCTTCGACCTGCTCCAGGACATGGGGGCCGAGGAGGAGCCCGAGTGA